A region from the Salvia splendens isolate huo1 chromosome 15, SspV2, whole genome shotgun sequence genome encodes:
- the LOC121768212 gene encoding oxysterol-binding protein-related protein 2A-like isoform X6 — MRVKEMHPLCCITLESAGIGDGSPEPTLLRTGSAIDCGSESNAGGSDVGTSTSSGVAGILYKWTNYGKGWRSRWFTLRDNGVLSYSKSRRPQSPDVVLIGSAAATSRKRGKSVGIVHLKISSFRESKSDDRRFYIFTATKTLHLRTNSKKERVAWIEALNSTRSLFSLRPQTGNTPLLTRELSVSTERLKLHLLEEGVGEGVVKDCEQIVLSEFSGVQGQFQLLCQERSNLLDTLRQLEAANIEAEASGINDGEYQLMKHEYRNLAQRKYGEWSTTESSDDVEKQDLDEASDEEEVHFFDTNEYFSEHTSGSGSKDIDQMDGGMSLGHQTDSVCKADGTENVTDPRYPRVERRKKLPDPAEKEKGVSLWSMIKDNIGKDLTRVCLPVYFNEPISSLQKCFEDLEYSHLLDQAYEHGKAGNSLMRILNVAAFAVSGYASSEGRNCKPFNPLLGETYEADYPEKGIRFFSEKVSHHPTVIACHCEGKGWRFWCDTNLKSKFWGRSIQVDPVGTLHLEFDDGETFQWSKVTTSIYNLILGNIYCDHHGTMHIQGNRQYSCKLKFKEQSILERNPHQIPRGKKWLNYLESGMIACIL, encoded by the exons ATGCGGGTGAAGGAGATGCACCCGCTGTGCTGCATAACGCTCGAGAGCGCCGGGATCGGGGACGGCTCGCCGGAGCCGACGCTCCTGAGGACTGGCTCCGCGATCGATTGCGGATCTGAGTCAAATGCCGGAGGATCTGACGTCGGCACCAGCACCAGCAGCGGCGTCGCCGGGATCCTCTACAAGTGGACCAACTACGGCAAAGGATGGCGATCTAGGTGGTTCACATTGAGAGACAACGGCGTCCTCTCCTACTCCAAGTCGCGCCGCCCCCAATCGCCCGACGTCGTCCTCATcggctccgccgccgccaccagcAGAAAACGCGGCAAATCCGTGGGCATTGTCCATTTGAAG ATCTCGTCATTTCGAGAGAGCAAGTCCGATGACAGGCGATTTTACATATTTACGGCTACAAAGACTCTTCATTTGCGGACAAATTCCAAGAAAGAAAGAGTGGCTTGGATAGAGGCTTTAAATTCCACAAGAAGCCTCTTTTCTCTGAGACCGCAGACTGGCAATACCCCTCTCTTAACTAGAGAACTGTCGGTATCAACTGAAAGGCTGAAGCTGCATTTGCTCGAGGAAGGTGTTGGTGAGGGGGTTGTCAAGGACTGTGAGCAGATTGTGCTATCTGAATTTTCTGGTGTACAAGGACAGTTTCAACTTCTTTGCCAGGAACGCTCCAATTTGCTCGATACATTGAGACAGCTGGAG GCAGCAAATATTGAAGCTGAAGCCTCTGGGATTAATGATGGTGAATATCAATTGATGAAGCACGAATACAGAAATCTGGCACAGCGGAAGTATGGTG AGTGGAGCACTACTGAATCTTCAGATGATGTCGAAAAGCAAGACCTTGATGAAGCATCGGATGAGGAGGAGGTTCACTTCTTTGACACAAATGAATATTTTTCTGAGCATACATCGGGTTCTGGGTCAAAAGATATAGATCAGATGGATGGTGGCATGAGTTTGGGACATCAAACTGATAGTGTGTGCAAGGCAGATGGAACGGAGAATGTAACTGATCCTAGATACCCAAGAGTTGAGAGAAGAAAGAAGTTACCGGATCCGGCTGAGAAGGAGAAAGGTGTTAGTCTATGGTCTATGATTAAGGATAACATAGGAAAAGATTTGACACGGGTTTGCCTCCCTGTATATTTTAACGAACCAATATCGTCACTGCAAAAATGTTTTGAAGATCTGGAGTACTCTCATCTTTTGGATCAGGCGTATGAACATGGGAAAGCG GGAAATAGTCTTATGAGGATTTTGAATGTTGCTGCATTTGCTGTATCGGGATATGCTTCATCAGAAGGCCGTAATTGCAAACCCTTTAACCCTCTACTTGGTGAAACTTATGAAGCTGATTATCCAGAAAAAGGAATCCGCTTCTTCTCTGAAAAG GTCAGTCACCACCCTACTGTCATTGCTTGTCATTGTGAGGGCAAAGGTTGGAGATTCTGGTGTGACACAAACcttaaatcaaaattttgggGAAGATCTATTCAAGTTGATCCTGTTGGAACTCTTCATTTAGAGTTTGATGATGGGGAGACTTTCCAATGGAGCAAG GTCACAACCAGCATCTACAATCTGATTCTCGGAAAcatctactgtgaccaccatgGAACGATGCATATCCAAGGTAACCGCCAATATTCATGCAAACTCAAGTTCAAGGAGCAGTCTATTCTTGAGCGCAATCCTCACCAG ATTCCACGGGGAAAAAAGTGGCTCAATTATTTGGAAAGTGGGATGATAGCATGTATTTTGTAA